actattataaagCGATATGAGTAAAGATTCATTTGTGTTAGATTTCATGACCCAAACTCTAATCACTCAACCATGCAATATGATTCCAACATCTTCACACATTCACATCAATAGTAAACTAGCCCTAATTCCTtaaaagcaaaccctaaattttCATGTGAGAAATATTAATCTTTAGATGTTCAAACACAAGATTTACATTAAGAAAAGATGTTAAGAATGACCAAGAGCCTTGGTCTATATCTAGACCAAGCCTCTTAGTTTCCAAAACACTTTCCAATGATTAGACACCAAcaacagaatatatatatattccatgATACAAGTTAAAGCAAGAGATAGAACACATGAATGCAGAGAGAGATTCTATTGCATGGAAAGAGTTACAAAGAGTTTTGCTACATTACATATCTAACCCCAATGAAATGGAATTTAGCTACTCCTATACATTTTAGAACACATATGGATGGAATGGATAATGGAAATGATGAAGGAAGATAAAACCTTGAGCCTTAGATGTGTCTCATCCCTCATTCTTGACCTTTTCCTTACTTTCGACaatttaaacacaattttaaaaagtgaatttttcaTTGAGCGAGAATCATCATTCGTTGGGCGATTGATACTTTTTCTGATAGCTAGGCAGCTTAGCTGGTTGGACTGTTAACTCTTATGTTATGGCTAGTGTTGGATTCTTGTTAGGCGAGTTGAGGTGACTCGCTAAACGAGCTACTCCTGACAGAATGGCTTTAAACAAGCTCCAATATTACTTTTTCTTGCATAATACTCCAAAATGAATCATTATTTGATTCTATAACCCTAATGTATAATTAtgttctttttcctttgaatttAAACACAAAACACATCAATCAAGATGAAAAAGGATCCTAATAAGTATGAAAAATAAGTAACTATTACACTTATCAAAAGTTAATTATAGCTtatacacaaattaattttaatttataaaaattatttacttaatatctatacatttcttcttctttttttataaatgtttagaaATTATTTCATCCATATATATACTTGCAATTGTTTTCTTGAGACGGTGATGTGTGTTTGTATctagtttacttttattttcaaacaatgCATGTGCTACAACTTATACAACTAAAGGTAAGGTtgaccattattattattatcatcatcagtttctcaaaataaaattctcaTTTTACATGAAAAGTCAACTGATACAcatgacaatatatatataacaagcaAAGGTTGAGAACATGTCATCACGACTAAGATGTTGATGAAAACATGCAGGCACGCTAACACATTCTTCACATTCTACGCCTCACATCTTTATAAGTAATGAACTACTCTGTATTTTTTCACAAATCCATGTTGAGTTTCTGACCCAGAAATCCCTcttggaagagaaagaaaaacatggcTTGTGTGCAAGTACATAAAACCAACATAGAAGGTGGTGATTTCCTCGTAAGAGAGATTGAGAAACTCAAAAACTCAATCATGGAGAACATGCAAGATGAGAAGCAGATTATGGTGGATCCACTTTCATTGAAAGATTCTCCTACTAAACAAGGCTACCTTGAGACTACCACCATGCTTCCAACTATCATCACAACTTCAACATCCATCATTCTGCACCCTCCACCACTTCAACCTCCAAAGCCAGGATTCTTGAGCAGGAGTCTCCCAAATTCTGCAAGTTCATCACCTCGCTTTGCTTCCAAGAAGAAACCAAAAGGAGAGAGCCCGGAATCACAATGTCAAGCAGGTAACTTGACTCACAAGCTTCAGCATTTCCATGAAAAGGTGCATTTAAAGAAGAGCAATTCATGTGGTGAAGCAACAGCACATGCTCCCTCAGATGAATTTGATCACTGGTTGAGTAAACTGAGTGCATTGGAGCATGACAAGTGGTACCATGACAACTTCTTCAAAACTGAAGTTGTCAAAGACAGTCCGAAGAGTGTTAAGCTTAAGCACGTGAAAACCCCAGATGATGGATTCAAATGCAGAGCTCTTTGCCTTTATCTACCAGGCTTTGGAGCTGGTAAAGAAAAGGTGGTTAAGACAAAGAGGGAAGAATCAGAAAAGGGTGGTAAAGCAATGTCTAGGGCAGTTTCCTTGGAAAATTTTGAGTGTGGTTCATGGTCTTCCGCAGCAATACCAAATGAGATTGAAGGAGACTGCACCAACTCCTACTTTGATCTTCCAATAGAGCTGATCAAATGCGGTTCCAGTGAAGTGTACTCTCCCGTTGCTTCACCTTTTGTTCTTGAAAGAGACCTTAAAGGGATTCTGAAGAACGGTTCATGTAGAGGTAGTGTTAGAAAATCAGATGCATCACCTCGCCATGTTCGGTTTTCTGCATCTTCTGCATCACAACCTGCCTCTCCAGTAGCCTGCATCTCTCCTCGTTTGAGAAAAGCTAGAGAAGATTTTAATGCATTCCTAGCAGCAGCACAAAGGGCATGATTTATCCTAGGGATACATATaatgtgaaataaatatatatactcaGAGAGCTTCATTTGTAGCTGCTTTTGTTGCCTTTCTATTTTCACCTGTGTTAGCTAGttatttttatggaaaaaatgGAAGGTATTTTTACTTGTGATGGAAATGATCATCTTTACTATTCATCATTCATAATCTATTCTATTAGACTAAACTCAAGTATTTTATCTGACTATTTGAGGTTAAGAATCTGAAATTAAGAATATGTTTGACGAACTTCTTTTTGTACAAAAATAGGATTTAAATTTCCATGTAACATAAAGGAAACTTATACATATCCAGACTTCCAATTATTTTCGCATATGATGTGGGGAGATTTGAAACTAATGAATCATGAGAGAACTTATACAAAAGATTTTATACTATCTTCAACCAAAATTTTAGAACATCATATTTAGAAGCTTTTGTCTATATATACAGCACAAGATTTGATGTTACAACATTCTAAGACATGTTAAATAAGGTAAAAGTTTCTCCAAGCATAGTAAAAGGCATCTATATAGAATCCTACCAACATCTGCAAGAGTTATGACAAATTCAACAGAAAATCAACATGTTGATTGACAATGGTCATCATCTCACAAGTCTTATAAATACAAGAGTTTTTTTCCTATCTAATAACGAATAGTGTTtggaaattcaaatataaacctaattctaaataatgaaaaaattgatgaaatctaataaatttattctcttaaaattttagattgaaCTTATCTCTAGTAATCTTTTTCCATAATTAAGATCCATTAATATCAAAAGGATGGTTAGTATTAATGTAATTACCGATGTGAAGTTATATCAGTGGCTTTTCTCAGTCAAAGAGGGCTCGGTTGGAATCTGTATACGAAGGGGAGTCATTGGCAAGTGTGATGGCAGCACACTATCTAAAGGGTAGAGCCACTTTATTATTCATATGGATCAGAAAAGTCTCAGATTTCTAAATGATCAACGGTTATGAACATCTAGGTTGTTGGGTTTGACTTTGAAGTGAAATATAAACCAGATTTTGAAAATGGAGCAGCAGATGCTCTACCTAGGAAAATGACAAATGCGGGCATCTCTACTGTTCAATTTCATGATTTCATTAATACTGTCTGAATCTCATA
This DNA window, taken from Vigna radiata var. radiata cultivar VC1973A chromosome 5, Vradiata_ver6, whole genome shotgun sequence, encodes the following:
- the LOC106760045 gene encoding uncharacterized protein LOC106760045, whose translation is MENMQDEKQIMVDPLSLKDSPTKQGYLETTTMLPTIITTSTSIILHPPPLQPPKPGFLSRSLPNSASSSPRFASKKKPKGESPESQCQAGNLTHKLQHFHEKVHLKKSNSCGEATAHAPSDEFDHWLSKLSALEHDKWYHDNFFKTEVVKDSPKSVKLKHVKTPDDGFKCRALCLYLPGFGAGKEKVVKTKREESEKGGKAMSRAVSLENFECGSWSSAAIPNEIEGDCTNSYFDLPIELIKCGSSEVYSPVASPFVLERDLKGILKNGSCRGSVRKSDASPRHVRFSASSASQPASPVACISPRLRKAREDFNAFLAAAQRA